A genomic stretch from Edaphobacter aggregans includes:
- the dinB gene encoding DNA polymerase IV, with product MSNRKIVHVDMDAFYASVEQRDDPGLRGRPVVVAWKGNRSVVCAASYEARRFGIRSAMPAISAERMCPQAVFIPPDFVRYRAVSAAVREIFKVHTDLVEPLSLDEAYLDVTENKTGLTTATRVAIAIRKQIRDELNLTASAGVAPNKFLAKIASDWRKPNGLFVIQPAEVENFLTPLPVGRIPGVGKVTEQRLEKLGVRILSDLRSMELDSLHQQFGRYGKRLFELARGIDESEVVSDRPTQSISAEDTFERDIVLSETESAIRRLAEKTWLAYRKDSRIARTVVLKLKTREFATLTRSFTPPTPPSSCDEFIELALLLRKRVDLSPQQKFRLVGVGLSNFSDPEEEGTRHQLFL from the coding sequence ATGAGCAACCGGAAGATTGTTCACGTCGATATGGACGCGTTTTACGCCTCGGTCGAACAGAGAGATGACCCAGGTCTTCGCGGCAGACCGGTCGTCGTCGCCTGGAAAGGAAATCGTTCCGTAGTATGCGCAGCCTCCTATGAGGCAAGACGCTTTGGCATCCGATCTGCCATGCCGGCAATCAGCGCCGAACGAATGTGCCCACAGGCAGTTTTCATTCCTCCAGACTTCGTTCGGTATCGTGCCGTATCAGCGGCTGTAAGGGAGATTTTCAAAGTTCATACCGATCTTGTTGAGCCCCTGTCGCTCGACGAGGCCTATCTCGATGTAACGGAAAACAAGACGGGCCTGACGACCGCAACCCGCGTTGCCATCGCGATTCGCAAGCAGATTCGAGACGAATTGAACCTGACCGCCTCAGCAGGCGTTGCCCCGAACAAGTTTCTGGCCAAGATAGCGTCCGATTGGCGCAAGCCGAACGGCTTGTTCGTCATTCAGCCAGCCGAAGTGGAGAACTTCCTAACCCCGCTACCCGTTGGTCGAATCCCTGGTGTGGGCAAAGTGACGGAACAGCGTCTCGAGAAGTTAGGCGTGCGAATCCTCTCAGATTTGAGGAGCATGGAGCTTGATAGTCTTCATCAACAATTCGGCCGCTATGGCAAACGACTATTCGAGTTGGCGCGAGGGATAGACGAGAGCGAAGTAGTGTCAGACAGACCGACCCAGTCGATCTCCGCCGAAGACACCTTTGAGCGAGACATCGTTCTCAGCGAGACCGAATCAGCTATTCGACGTCTTGCGGAAAAAACCTGGCTCGCCTATCGCAAAGACTCCAGGATCGCACGCACGGTCGTCCTGAAACTAAAGACCCGTGAGTTCGCCACGTTAACTCGGAGCTTTACGCCTCCTACTCCACCATCATCCTGTGATGAGTTCATTGAGTTGGCTCTGTTGCTTAGAAAGCGCGTGGACTTGAGTCCACAACAGAAGTTCCGACTTGTAGGTGTTGGATTGAGCAATTTCAGTGATCCGGAAGAGGAAGGCACGCGACACCAGTTATTCCTCTGA
- a CDS encoding alpha/beta fold hydrolase, protein MDTITTKDGVTIYYKDWGKGQPIVFSHGWPLSADDWDAQMLFFLHRGYRVIAHDRRGHGRSTQTGDGHDMDHYADDLAALMAHLNLKDVIHVGHSTGGGEVTHYLARHGEKGVAKAALISAVPPLMVKTAANPLGLPKSAFDDLQAQLAANRSQFYRDVPAGPFYGYNRPGSKASEAVIQNWWRQGMMGGAKAHYDGIVAFSQTDFTEDLKKISVPVLVMHSEDDQIVPYVAAGPLSAKLLKNGTLITYKDFPHGMPTTHAEKINADLLAFLKG, encoded by the coding sequence ATGGACACGATCACGACAAAGGATGGCGTCACGATCTACTACAAAGACTGGGGTAAAGGTCAACCGATTGTGTTCAGCCATGGCTGGCCGCTTTCGGCCGATGATTGGGACGCGCAGATGCTGTTCTTCCTGCATCGTGGCTATCGTGTGATCGCCCATGACCGCCGTGGCCATGGACGCTCTACTCAGACTGGCGACGGCCACGATATGGACCATTACGCTGACGACCTGGCCGCTCTTATGGCTCATCTCAACCTGAAGGATGTCATCCATGTCGGCCATTCAACCGGCGGCGGTGAGGTAACGCACTATCTGGCTCGTCATGGCGAAAAGGGCGTCGCTAAGGCTGCCCTGATTAGCGCGGTGCCGCCGCTGATGGTGAAGACGGCGGCCAACCCGCTTGGCCTACCCAAGTCCGCGTTTGATGATCTGCAGGCGCAACTCGCAGCCAATCGCTCACAGTTCTATCGCGACGTGCCAGCCGGACCTTTCTATGGCTACAACCGACCGGGCTCGAAAGCCTCGGAGGCCGTCATCCAAAATTGGTGGCGCCAAGGCATGATGGGGGGTGCCAAGGCGCATTATGACGGCATCGTGGCCTTTTCCCAAACCGATTTCACGGAAGACCTGAAGAAAATCAGTGTTCCGGTGCTGGTGATGCATAGCGAAGACGACCAGATCGTTCCCTATGTTGCCGCGGGGCCGCTGTCCGCCAAGCTGTTGAAGAACGGAACCTTGATAACGTACAAGGACTTCCCGCACGGCATGCCCACGACGCATGCGGAAAAGATCAATGCGGATCTGCTGGCGTTCCTCAAGGGCTAA
- a CDS encoding recombinase A, with amino-acid sequence MAHFTQSAMLKREIEAKLASRIPAALSPQGLQAPRLMATGVPEIDDLLGGGLPIGGISEFTGLGSSGRTSLALSLLAEASGDSACAYIDVNDSIDPRSAAAAGVYLRNLLWVRLASVPHESTTRKAPSTAPSLASSANTGKLAGQHCGGHHPRTETKGLNRALEKMLAEKAEARIEKKVGTPGYPNRRLSLEAAPEEQIRYEHFNSRRSDASDQLRQADERAAMEARQRIQAAVILGSSMRGREKPWNRLENSIRATDQILQSGGFRVVVLDLASVPQDQALRIPSATWFRFRRAAQESDAIFLLLTQVACARSSALCVLDCSGGISSSSQNVLCGLSRSVEVARQRLSSPFAKKAPGRAVTWEATPVWMRAAGR; translated from the coding sequence ATGGCCCATTTTACACAAAGCGCGATGCTGAAACGCGAGATCGAAGCAAAGCTGGCGTCGCGAATACCCGCTGCTTTGTCGCCTCAGGGATTGCAGGCGCCGAGGCTCATGGCAACTGGAGTTCCGGAGATTGATGATCTGTTGGGCGGAGGACTGCCAATTGGTGGCATTAGTGAATTCACGGGTTTGGGAAGCTCTGGGCGAACTTCGCTTGCGCTCTCGCTGCTCGCTGAAGCATCTGGTGATTCTGCTTGTGCCTATATCGATGTGAACGACAGCATTGACCCAAGAAGCGCTGCGGCTGCAGGTGTCTATCTGCGAAACCTGCTTTGGGTTCGCCTGGCTTCTGTTCCACACGAGTCGACTACTCGAAAGGCACCGTCCACTGCTCCATCCCTCGCTTCATCAGCGAACACGGGGAAGTTGGCGGGACAGCATTGCGGGGGACATCATCCTCGCACTGAGACAAAGGGACTTAATAGAGCTTTAGAAAAGATGCTGGCGGAAAAGGCAGAAGCGAGGATCGAGAAAAAGGTGGGGACACCGGGCTATCCCAATCGCAGGCTAAGCCTGGAGGCAGCGCCCGAAGAGCAGATCCGGTACGAACACTTCAATTCACGACGGTCGGATGCGTCCGACCAGCTCCGGCAGGCAGATGAACGGGCGGCTATGGAAGCTCGTCAGCGCATTCAGGCTGCAGTTATTTTGGGTTCTTCGATGCGAGGACGGGAGAAGCCATGGAATCGATTGGAGAATTCTATTCGAGCGACAGACCAGATCCTGCAATCGGGTGGCTTCCGTGTGGTCGTTCTCGATCTCGCATCCGTTCCACAAGATCAGGCGCTGCGGATTCCATCAGCGACGTGGTTCCGCTTTCGACGCGCGGCGCAGGAGAGCGATGCGATCTTCCTGTTGCTGACGCAGGTAGCATGTGCAAGATCGAGCGCGCTGTGCGTGCTCGACTGCTCAGGTGGAATTTCAAGTTCTTCTCAGAATGTCCTCTGTGGGTTGTCGCGGTCGGTTGAGGTGGCCCGTCAACGCTTAAGCAGTCCATTCGCCAAGAAGGCGCCGGGCCGGGCTGTCACCTGGGAAGCAACACCAGTCTGGATGCGCGCGGCGGGGAGATAG
- a CDS encoding transposase → MIAQLRSWCNALVHRTRIDDEIVEPVFGQIKERRGFRRFSFRGRVNVQAEWKLICLTHNLLKLFRFAWTPISRLRPQGAPNPMRPGKHTQLPPKLSFPRIRLPLSPTHS, encoded by the coding sequence ATGATCGCCCAACTTCGATCCTGGTGTAACGCTCTTGTTCATCGAACGCGCATCGACGACGAGATCGTTGAGCCGGTCTTCGGACAGATCAAGGAACGCAGAGGCTTCCGCCGCTTCAGCTTCCGCGGACGGGTCAACGTGCAGGCAGAGTGGAAGCTGATCTGCCTCACACACAATCTGCTGAAGCTGTTTCGCTTCGCATGGACTCCGATTAGCCGCCTGAGACCCCAAGGCGCCCCCAACCCCATGCGGCCAGGAAAACACACCCAGCTTCCGCCAAAACTCAGCTTCCCTCGTATACGCTTGCCGCTATCCCCGACACACTCCTAG
- a CDS encoding error-prone DNA polymerase: MTDGYVELHGRSAFSFLEGASMPEAMAQQAANLNMPALGILDRDGLYGAPRLYMSAKKLGLRSHIGAEISVAELSSQVLPELWQPHTIPDRPVRLSLLCESQTGYRNLSQLITGYKLQQKTKGEGIASLRSVRENAEGLVCLTGGDEGPLAAALARGGMDEGRRVVKCLVQTFGQDNVYVELQRHRIREQEARNLAAIALARELHLPLLATNGANMATSLEREVLDVLTSIRHRTSLDEAGMLLQQNANRHMRGAAEMRNLFRDLPSAVAETVELSSRLQFVMKDMGYQFPLYPIPEGETMDTFLHKRTMEGVANRYGCKASAKLRRKADKQVGKELALIAKLGLAGYFLIVWDIVEFCRKNGILVQGRGSAANSAVCYSLGITAVDPVGMELLFERFLSEVRGEWPDIDLDLPSGDDREKAIQYVYARYGQLGAAMCANVITYRGRSAAREVGKSLGFDEDTLTRLTRLVGSWEWKGPTDTMQNQFQTAGFDLAHPRIAKYLELSIRMLDLPRHLGQHSGGMIIAQGQLASVVPIEPASMPGRNVIQWDKEDCSDMGLIKVDLLGLGMMAVLKDCTGLIPQHYGTKVDIAQIPHDDAKVYKTLREADTVGLFQVESRAQMASLPRNNPDKFYDLVVQVAIIRPGPIVGQMMNPYMERRQGREEIRYPHPLLEPVLYRTLGVPLFQEQLLRIAMIIANFTGGEAEELRRALGSRRSADKMRALELKLRNGMDQNGVGAAAQEEIIQAISSFALYGFPESHAASFALIAYASAWLKFHYLAAFTAAILNNQPMGFYSPAVLVKDAQRHGLRVKPVDVLRSNWSCTLEKEENGTFSLRLGVRYVRGLRQGSAAELEAAREMRPFASIEELARRVPSLTRADLTTLAEVGALNSIGEGIHRRDALWQVERAGRRPGALLAALDRDEEVVSPLRPMEPQERMVADYASTGVTVGRHPMAHCRQQLRAMRVVRAGDLSLLRHGVKARIAGCVIARQRPGTAHGFIFLSIEDETGIANAIVDPELYERYRSLVTYSKFLLIEGSLQNVDKVIHIRARHIEELSVTAAPMQSHDFH, translated from the coding sequence ATGACTGACGGCTATGTCGAACTGCATGGTCGCTCCGCATTCTCCTTCCTGGAAGGAGCCTCGATGCCGGAGGCAATGGCGCAACAGGCCGCCAACCTTAACATGCCAGCACTTGGCATCCTTGATCGGGACGGTCTCTATGGAGCGCCCCGTCTTTATATGAGTGCGAAGAAGCTTGGACTTCGCTCGCACATTGGGGCGGAGATCTCGGTTGCAGAGCTTAGCAGCCAGGTCCTTCCGGAGCTATGGCAACCGCACACGATTCCCGATCGACCGGTGCGACTTTCACTCTTATGTGAATCGCAGACAGGCTATCGCAATCTGTCTCAACTCATCACCGGCTACAAGCTCCAGCAGAAGACCAAAGGCGAGGGAATCGCCTCCCTCCGGTCGGTGCGGGAGAACGCCGAGGGGCTGGTCTGTCTCACAGGTGGAGACGAAGGACCATTAGCTGCCGCACTCGCGCGCGGTGGCATGGACGAGGGACGCCGCGTTGTGAAGTGTTTGGTACAGACCTTCGGACAAGACAATGTCTATGTCGAGCTGCAGCGGCATCGCATCCGCGAGCAGGAGGCCCGCAATCTGGCTGCGATTGCATTGGCTCGTGAGCTGCACCTGCCATTGCTCGCGACAAACGGTGCAAACATGGCAACCTCGTTGGAACGGGAGGTTCTCGATGTGCTCACTTCGATTCGACACCGGACGTCGCTCGACGAAGCTGGGATGCTCTTGCAGCAAAATGCAAATCGTCACATGCGCGGCGCGGCCGAGATGAGAAACCTCTTTCGCGACCTGCCATCGGCTGTCGCTGAAACGGTAGAGCTATCCTCGCGGTTGCAATTCGTCATGAAAGACATGGGCTATCAGTTCCCGCTCTATCCCATTCCGGAAGGCGAGACGATGGACACCTTCTTGCACAAACGAACCATGGAAGGTGTCGCCAATCGCTATGGTTGTAAAGCCAGTGCGAAGTTGAGGCGAAAAGCCGACAAGCAGGTGGGAAAAGAGCTCGCGCTGATCGCGAAGTTGGGTCTTGCGGGGTACTTCCTTATCGTCTGGGACATCGTGGAGTTCTGTCGTAAAAATGGGATTCTGGTGCAGGGACGCGGCTCCGCAGCAAACTCTGCCGTCTGTTACTCGCTTGGAATTACCGCTGTGGACCCGGTCGGGATGGAACTGCTGTTCGAGCGTTTCCTTTCCGAGGTTCGGGGCGAGTGGCCGGACATCGACCTCGATCTTCCTTCAGGCGACGATCGCGAGAAGGCTATTCAGTACGTCTATGCCCGCTATGGACAGCTTGGCGCTGCCATGTGCGCGAATGTCATCACCTATCGTGGACGTTCAGCTGCTCGCGAAGTGGGCAAGTCGCTTGGCTTCGACGAAGACACCCTGACGCGGCTTACCCGGCTGGTCGGCTCCTGGGAGTGGAAGGGTCCAACGGACACGATGCAGAACCAGTTCCAGACTGCCGGCTTCGATCTCGCACATCCCCGCATCGCCAAGTATCTCGAACTCTCAATCCGGATGCTTGATCTGCCACGTCATCTGGGGCAGCACTCGGGTGGCATGATTATCGCGCAGGGCCAGCTTGCCTCAGTTGTTCCCATCGAACCCGCCAGCATGCCCGGACGCAACGTGATTCAGTGGGACAAGGAAGACTGCAGCGACATGGGCCTGATCAAGGTAGATCTGCTCGGGCTCGGCATGATGGCGGTGCTGAAGGACTGCACGGGGCTCATCCCTCAGCACTACGGAACGAAAGTGGACATCGCGCAGATCCCTCATGACGATGCCAAGGTCTATAAGACACTCCGTGAAGCCGATACGGTCGGACTATTTCAAGTGGAATCTCGCGCCCAGATGGCCTCGCTTCCGCGCAACAATCCTGACAAGTTCTACGACCTGGTCGTTCAAGTCGCTATCATCCGTCCAGGACCGATCGTGGGTCAAATGATGAACCCCTACATGGAACGGCGGCAGGGAAGAGAGGAGATCCGGTACCCGCACCCTCTACTCGAACCCGTGCTGTACCGCACCCTGGGTGTTCCCCTTTTTCAGGAACAGCTCCTGCGGATTGCGATGATCATTGCGAACTTCACTGGAGGCGAGGCGGAAGAGCTTCGCCGCGCTCTCGGCAGTCGCCGCTCAGCTGACAAGATGCGCGCTCTGGAACTGAAACTGCGTAACGGAATGGATCAGAATGGCGTCGGTGCCGCAGCGCAGGAAGAAATTATTCAGGCGATCAGCTCGTTCGCTCTTTATGGGTTCCCCGAATCACACGCTGCCAGCTTCGCGCTGATCGCGTATGCCAGCGCCTGGCTAAAGTTCCATTATCTTGCCGCCTTTACCGCCGCAATACTCAACAACCAGCCGATGGGGTTCTACTCGCCGGCTGTACTTGTGAAAGATGCTCAGCGCCATGGACTGCGGGTCAAACCGGTGGATGTCCTCCGCTCCAACTGGTCTTGCACGCTGGAGAAAGAAGAGAACGGAACGTTCTCGCTCCGTCTTGGAGTTCGCTACGTGAGAGGTTTGCGGCAGGGAAGTGCGGCAGAACTCGAAGCAGCGCGTGAAATGCGGCCGTTCGCCTCGATTGAGGAATTAGCCCGTCGCGTCCCTTCGTTGACGCGAGCCGATCTCACGACTCTGGCCGAAGTAGGTGCATTGAACTCGATTGGCGAAGGAATTCATCGGAGGGACGCGCTCTGGCAGGTCGAACGGGCCGGCCGACGGCCAGGAGCGCTGCTGGCCGCACTTGATCGAGATGAGGAAGTTGTCTCCCCGCTGCGGCCAATGGAACCTCAAGAGCGAATGGTAGCTGACTACGCGTCAACCGGAGTGACGGTGGGACGACATCCAATGGCGCACTGCCGCCAGCAACTCCGCGCGATGAGAGTCGTCAGGGCAGGAGATCTTTCGCTGCTGCGACATGGTGTGAAAGCTCGCATTGCCGGCTGCGTGATTGCGCGGCAGCGTCCGGGCACGGCTCACGGCTTCATTTTTCTTTCCATCGAAGACGAGACCGGCATCGCCAACGCTATCGTCGATCCTGAGCTTTACGAGCGATATCGGTCGCTCGTGACGTATTCCAAGTTCCTGCTCATCGAAGGTTCTCTCCAGAACGTCGATAAGGTAATTCACATCCGAGCTAGGCACATCGAGGAACTGAGTGTGACCGCAGCTCCCATGCAGTCACATGACTTCCACTAA
- a CDS encoding alcohol dehydrogenase catalytic domain-containing protein encodes MPYPRVIPHSDGAGQVDLVGDGVARDWLGKSVWCYGAQSYRPFGTVAEFTVVPAAQAVPLPANVTMEQGACLGIPGMGFNLSQLFCPDWSGSVVTAMCNMQFVLPKNLPRFCTTRGAGLGVCRACSIARSVSGIAASVYEGS; translated from the coding sequence ATGCCGTATCCTCGCGTCATTCCGCACAGCGATGGCGCCGGACAAGTAGATCTGGTGGGCGACGGTGTTGCTCGGGATTGGTTGGGGAAATCAGTATGGTGCTATGGCGCCCAATCCTATCGCCCGTTTGGCACCGTCGCTGAATTCACAGTCGTCCCCGCAGCGCAAGCCGTTCCCCTACCCGCAAACGTGACCATGGAGCAAGGCGCATGCCTCGGCATTCCCGGCATGGGATTCAATCTGTCGCAGTTATTTTGTCCTGACTGGAGCGGAAGCGTCGTGACTGCGATGTGCAACATGCAATTTGTCTTGCCAAAAAATCTACCACGCTTCTGCACTACCCGCGGAGCGGGTCTAGGGGTGTGCCGGGCATGTTCAATAGCTAGGAGTGTGTCGGGGATAGCGGCAAGCGTATACGAGGGAAGCTGA
- a CDS encoding DNA polymerase Y family protein produces the protein MGYAAIYIPEFPSLAWLRLEPSARPRAIAVVEGSAPLERIVSFNRASKELGLKHGMSKVQADTSGQILFHARSIAEEEAALDVVVEAAEAFSPRVQIIASPVNQYAKSKQPAAVLLLDQTGTEKLFGSARSFAEKLRKALHDLDFPSNVAVAPNAEASLLLARSYSGVTQVDQRDVQAKLAPLSLSMLRCEGAPLATLTRWGIRNLGELAALPETALVSRIGQQGRRLRRLALGVEDHLLVPEDPAFVLSDHVLLDTPLESMESLLFILSPMLEKLLKQAINHAYALRSVTTTLELEKRTPHQLEVRPAVPVQNKDLLLKLLNLKLQSDPPQAGILGVTLAAEPAVPQVSQRGLFQAQFPEPDKLDLLLARLKSIVGEANVGSPVLCNSHRDDEFRMGPFQPTAGGTERPPKSKTVRSTLRRFRPLQPARVVFRGAAPSLLFWNGERLELGDVTGPWQSSGYWWDGRQWEADEWDAIVAQPPQALRLRHEPKPGSWYVAGQYD, from the coding sequence GTGGGCTACGCAGCGATTTACATCCCGGAGTTTCCGTCGTTGGCCTGGCTGCGACTCGAACCCAGTGCTCGGCCCCGTGCCATTGCTGTCGTTGAGGGTAGTGCACCGCTCGAACGCATTGTTTCGTTCAATCGAGCTTCGAAAGAGCTAGGCCTTAAACACGGAATGAGTAAGGTGCAGGCAGATACGTCCGGTCAGATCCTATTTCATGCCCGCTCTATTGCAGAAGAGGAGGCCGCCTTGGATGTGGTCGTTGAAGCTGCAGAAGCATTTTCCCCGCGCGTCCAGATCATCGCTTCGCCAGTAAACCAGTACGCGAAGTCGAAGCAGCCTGCAGCAGTGCTCCTGCTGGATCAGACGGGAACAGAGAAGCTATTCGGTAGTGCGAGAAGTTTTGCCGAGAAGCTTCGGAAGGCACTCCATGATCTCGATTTTCCATCGAATGTCGCGGTCGCTCCGAATGCGGAAGCAAGCCTGTTGCTGGCGAGGAGCTATTCCGGAGTTACCCAGGTCGATCAGCGGGATGTGCAAGCCAAGCTCGCTCCCCTGTCGCTATCGATGCTTCGATGTGAAGGCGCACCCCTCGCCACGTTGACACGGTGGGGAATCAGGAATCTTGGGGAACTTGCTGCGCTTCCTGAGACGGCGTTAGTAAGCCGCATCGGCCAGCAGGGAAGGCGACTGCGGCGACTTGCTTTAGGGGTTGAAGATCATCTGCTCGTTCCGGAAGATCCCGCTTTTGTTCTTTCCGACCACGTCCTGCTGGATACGCCATTAGAGTCCATGGAGTCGCTCTTGTTCATCCTTTCACCGATGCTTGAAAAGCTGCTCAAGCAGGCGATCAACCATGCTTACGCTCTGCGGAGCGTGACCACCACACTGGAATTGGAGAAGCGTACTCCACATCAACTCGAGGTACGTCCAGCGGTTCCGGTGCAAAACAAAGACCTACTACTCAAGCTGCTAAACCTGAAGCTGCAGTCTGATCCCCCGCAGGCAGGAATTCTTGGTGTAACGCTCGCGGCCGAACCGGCTGTCCCACAGGTATCGCAGCGCGGCCTGTTCCAGGCGCAATTTCCGGAGCCGGACAAACTCGACCTCCTCCTCGCACGACTCAAGTCGATTGTCGGCGAGGCAAACGTTGGCTCGCCTGTGCTGTGCAACAGCCATCGTGATGATGAATTCAGGATGGGCCCGTTCCAACCAACGGCGGGCGGAACGGAAAGACCACCTAAATCAAAGACAGTGCGGTCGACCTTGCGTCGATTTCGTCCGCTGCAGCCGGCAAGGGTTGTCTTTCGCGGAGCCGCACCATCTCTGCTCTTTTGGAATGGGGAGCGGCTGGAACTTGGGGATGTAACCGGCCCCTGGCAATCGAGTGGATATTGGTGGGACGGGCGGCAGTGGGAAGCCGACGAATGGGACGCAATCGTGGCGCAGCCTCCACAGGCTTTGCGCCTTCGGCATGAACCCAAACCCGGGAGTTGGTACGTCGCGGGGCAATATGACTGA
- a CDS encoding DinB family protein, whose amino-acid sequence MSELAQALTGDSAAAPAAHIIEGLNEDLVHRILPNVPRTIYEELWHLAFWQQISLDWIRGIETPFPAHPSDGFPSKTNAESWEHLSQRFLQTAEQAAAAARNTGYLDESVRCPSRPGTPTRVMSVRDQLISLAAHNAYHLGRIVVLRQLHQAWPPVSGGFSW is encoded by the coding sequence ATGAGCGAACTCGCGCAGGCACTCACGGGCGACAGCGCAGCCGCGCCAGCCGCCCACATCATCGAAGGCCTCAACGAGGACCTCGTTCACCGTATTCTCCCTAACGTTCCCCGCACCATCTACGAAGAGCTCTGGCACCTTGCATTCTGGCAGCAGATCAGCCTCGACTGGATTCGCGGCATCGAGACGCCATTCCCCGCACACCCCTCTGATGGCTTCCCTTCCAAAACCAACGCCGAGAGTTGGGAACATCTATCCCAGCGCTTCCTCCAGACCGCGGAGCAGGCCGCAGCTGCTGCTCGCAATACCGGATACCTTGACGAATCTGTACGCTGCCCGTCCCGTCCAGGCACTCCCACCCGGGTCATGTCTGTACGCGACCAACTCATTAGCCTCGCCGCCCACAACGCGTATCACCTTGGCCGCATTGTTGTCCTCCGCCAGCTCCACCAGGCATGGCCCCCGGTCTCGGGTGGCTTCTCTTGGTAA
- a CDS encoding PadR family transcriptional regulator, whose amino-acid sequence MGKQVDLLQGTLEILILKAVSLGPLHGYGILLRIQQISGGRLEIPQGSFYIALYRIEHKGWIKGEWGESENNRKAKFYQLTPAGSRQLKSEAEKWSQMTDVVNAILSATPEQI is encoded by the coding sequence ATGGGCAAACAGGTCGACCTGCTCCAGGGAACACTCGAGATATTGATTCTCAAGGCAGTATCGCTCGGCCCTCTCCACGGGTACGGCATCCTGCTACGCATCCAGCAGATCTCTGGAGGACGACTTGAGATCCCTCAAGGTTCCTTCTATATAGCTCTCTATCGGATCGAGCATAAGGGGTGGATCAAAGGCGAGTGGGGAGAATCCGAAAACAACCGCAAAGCCAAGTTCTATCAACTCACCCCGGCGGGCAGTCGCCAGCTTAAATCCGAGGCGGAGAAGTGGTCGCAAATGACCGATGTCGTCAATGCCATCCTTAGCGCAACCCCGGAGCAGATATGA
- a CDS encoding GlxA family transcriptional regulator, whose protein sequence is MTFSEVKQTVVPTRIGAEIGILVYPNSQAAAVHGLTDLFCAANSIHRARGGSPRSEISVSHWKLNEDSGRIRRIYTTHSGRTQKLAVVILPPSMGVPSGSNAKRERLCRWLKARYADGTALCSVCAGAFLLAETGLLDGRTATTHWSHAEEMERRFPKIKIETQKLLIDHGDIFTAGGVMAWLDLGLRWIEKLMSPTVMLGAARFFVIDPPRSEQRIYAIFSPNLLHGDAKILQLQHWIHANYSEELCVAMMARFAAMGERTLLRRFHRATGLKPSEYFQNVRVSRAQEALEFSTHTVEEITTMVGYRDNSAFRHMFKKVVGLTPTEYRSRFGLVGTHRR, encoded by the coding sequence ATGACATTTTCAGAGGTAAAACAGACAGTCGTCCCAACGAGGATCGGCGCTGAAATCGGCATACTGGTGTATCCAAACTCACAGGCCGCAGCCGTTCATGGACTAACGGACCTGTTTTGCGCCGCGAATTCCATTCACCGCGCGCGGGGCGGGTCGCCTCGCAGCGAGATTTCGGTCAGCCACTGGAAGCTCAACGAAGACTCGGGTCGCATCCGACGAATCTACACCACGCACTCCGGCCGCACCCAAAAGCTCGCGGTTGTCATTCTTCCGCCGAGCATGGGGGTTCCCAGCGGCAGTAATGCTAAACGGGAGCGACTTTGTCGTTGGCTGAAAGCGAGGTACGCCGATGGTACAGCACTCTGTTCAGTGTGCGCGGGAGCCTTTCTTCTAGCGGAAACAGGTTTGTTGGATGGGCGAACAGCTACGACACATTGGTCTCACGCAGAAGAAATGGAACGCCGATTTCCGAAGATCAAGATTGAGACACAAAAGCTGCTCATCGACCATGGTGACATTTTCACTGCCGGGGGAGTTATGGCGTGGCTCGATCTGGGCCTTCGATGGATTGAGAAGCTGATGAGCCCAACGGTGATGCTGGGGGCGGCACGCTTCTTCGTTATAGACCCGCCGCGTAGCGAGCAACGCATATATGCCATTTTCTCTCCGAACCTGCTTCACGGTGACGCCAAAATTCTGCAGCTTCAGCACTGGATCCACGCCAATTACTCCGAAGAGCTGTGCGTTGCGATGATGGCCAGGTTTGCCGCGATGGGAGAGCGCACTCTGCTTCGTAGGTTCCATCGGGCAACCGGTCTAAAGCCGAGCGAATACTTCCAGAATGTTCGAGTAAGCAGGGCACAAGAGGCGCTTGAGTTTTCAACTCATACCGTAGAAGAGATCACCACCATGGTCGGATACCGGGACAACAGTGCATTTCGTCATATGTTCAAGAAAGTTGTAGGGTTGACTCCCACTGAGTATCGGAGTCGCTTCGGACTTGTAGGGACGCATCGTAGGTAG